In one Aeromicrobium wangtongii genomic region, the following are encoded:
- a CDS encoding GNAT family N-acetyltransferase, which yields MTLDAQEVGSRIVVRHETGGVGPSGGPEMTDVIGHVLSVHDDTVTLELRDGRTADIAVATIVTWKRVPDRPVRRRRAVAVDAEELTRITSRGWPAIESAPLGEWELRASGGFTGRANSVAVTGSPGVPFDRALAEVERFYAQRSLPAQAQVIVDSPQERSFADAGWVRKQGYFGGAVVQVADLGPAHQADPDARVAATADDDWLAGYGRVDDAAIARAVMERPAKVAFVSIGAPTVAIGRVVVTGEWAGLSAVEVRPEARRQGLARRIVETSLAWALERGADKAYLQTMRSNTAALALYAPYGFVDHHDYVYLEPPIR from the coding sequence ATGACTCTAGACGCTCAGGAGGTCGGCTCGCGCATCGTCGTCCGCCATGAGACGGGCGGTGTCGGTCCGAGCGGCGGACCGGAGATGACCGATGTGATCGGCCACGTCCTGTCGGTGCACGACGACACCGTGACGCTCGAGCTGCGGGACGGGCGGACGGCCGACATCGCCGTGGCGACGATCGTGACCTGGAAGCGCGTGCCCGACCGTCCGGTCCGGCGGCGGCGCGCCGTCGCGGTGGACGCCGAGGAGCTGACCCGCATCACCTCGCGCGGCTGGCCGGCGATCGAGTCGGCACCGCTGGGTGAGTGGGAGCTGCGGGCGTCGGGCGGCTTCACGGGCCGTGCGAACTCCGTCGCGGTGACGGGCTCGCCGGGCGTCCCGTTCGACCGTGCCCTGGCAGAGGTCGAGCGGTTCTACGCGCAGCGCTCGCTGCCGGCCCAGGCCCAGGTCATCGTGGACTCGCCGCAGGAGCGGTCGTTCGCGGACGCGGGCTGGGTGCGCAAGCAGGGGTACTTCGGCGGGGCGGTCGTGCAGGTGGCCGATCTGGGGCCGGCGCACCAGGCCGATCCGGACGCCCGGGTGGCGGCCACCGCCGATGACGACTGGCTGGCCGGCTACGGACGGGTCGACGACGCCGCCATCGCGCGAGCCGTGATGGAGCGTCCGGCGAAGGTCGCCTTCGTCTCGATCGGCGCGCCGACGGTCGCGATCGGGCGGGTCGTGGTGACCGGCGAGTGGGCCGGGCTGTCGGCGGTCGAGGTGCGTCCGGAGGCCCGGCGCCAGGGTCTGGCCCGGCGCATCGTCGAGACGTCCCTGGCCTGGGCCCTCGAGCGCGGCGCCGACAAGGCGTACCTGCAGACCATGCGCTCCAACACCGCAGCCCTCGCCCTCTACGCCCCCTACGGCTTCGTCGACCACCACGACTACGTCTACCTCGAACCCCCCATCCGCTGA
- a CDS encoding flavin reductase family protein translates to MTEMVDQTAFRGALGRFASGVTVVTTVLDGIDHAMTASAFCSVSLDPPLVLVCSHKSSRFHDAVLDSGVWGVSILAEEGMAASAWFAHRGRPLETQFDTIAHRRGDAGVILLDQSLAWLECTTDSVVDGGDHTILIGAVTGAGVRDDLDDPLLYYRSHYGTIVRSPDSEKTIEVDDA, encoded by the coding sequence ATGACCGAGATGGTGGACCAGACAGCATTTCGCGGCGCCCTCGGTCGCTTCGCCAGCGGTGTGACGGTGGTGACGACCGTCCTGGACGGGATCGACCACGCCATGACCGCCAGCGCGTTCTGCTCGGTGTCGCTCGACCCGCCGCTCGTGCTGGTCTGCTCGCACAAGAGCAGCCGGTTCCACGACGCCGTCCTGGACAGCGGAGTGTGGGGGGTGTCGATCCTGGCCGAGGAAGGCATGGCGGCGTCCGCGTGGTTCGCCCACCGGGGCCGGCCGCTGGAGACCCAGTTCGACACCATCGCGCACCGCCGCGGAGACGCGGGGGTCATCCTGCTCGACCAGTCGCTGGCGTGGCTGGAGTGCACGACGGACAGCGTCGTCGACGGCGGCGACCACACCATCTTGATCGGTGCCGTGACGGGGGCCGGGGTGCGCGACGACCTCGACGACCCGCTGCTGTACTACCGCTCGCACTACGGCACGATCGTGCGCTCGCCTGACTCCGAGAAGACCATCGAGGTGGATGACGCATGA
- a CDS encoding LCP family protein, whose amino-acid sequence MSDVRSSVIGGSYDRPADTSARIQFRRALTLTGMTLVMPGSAQLVAGNKRIGRISLRIWMGFLAVGLVLLLVSITSRTGLFSLMTNPRLLTLGRWVLIAGAVAWVALIIDAWRLGRPTELKRGHQIWAAGLNSALCFVTAGAMFFAAHLVAVQSSFIGTVFASSTTSAPADGRYNVLLLGGDSGPDRSGVRPDSLTVASIDKDTGRTVLIGLPRNLEDVPFKPGSVMHKAFPDGFTGEGNYLNAVNTWANNHADLFGTKEPGIKATMDAVEQITGLKMNYYALVNMHGFSKLIDAVGGVTMNVRERTAIGGIGSPIRGYIEPGKKKLTGDQALWYSRSRVLNNDFSRMGRQKCVMNAMLQQLSPKKVLMNVEKIADSSKALLTTDIAQQDLGVFMDLALKAKSQKVSTVSLVPPVIYTGNPDYKKVRRMISAAIDEAEGKKPAKPAQLVTATLTMPQTEQQKAQAKVAAKKKDPVKANQTSDLGSTC is encoded by the coding sequence ATGTCTGACGTTCGCTCGAGTGTCATCGGCGGCTCGTACGACCGGCCCGCCGACACCTCGGCCCGTATCCAGTTCCGCCGCGCCCTGACCTTGACCGGGATGACGTTGGTCATGCCCGGCTCCGCCCAGCTCGTGGCGGGCAACAAGCGCATCGGTCGCATCAGCCTGCGCATCTGGATGGGGTTCCTGGCCGTCGGACTGGTGCTGCTGCTGGTGTCGATCACCTCGCGCACCGGACTGTTCTCCCTCATGACGAACCCCCGGCTGCTCACGCTCGGCCGCTGGGTGCTGATCGCGGGCGCGGTCGCCTGGGTCGCCCTGATCATCGATGCCTGGCGTCTCGGCCGGCCCACGGAGCTGAAGCGCGGCCACCAGATCTGGGCCGCCGGCCTCAACAGCGCGTTGTGCTTCGTCACGGCCGGGGCGATGTTCTTCGCCGCCCACCTCGTCGCCGTCCAGAGCTCGTTCATCGGCACGGTCTTCGCCTCCAGCACGACCTCGGCGCCCGCTGACGGCCGGTACAACGTGCTGCTGCTCGGCGGCGACTCCGGCCCCGACCGCAGTGGCGTCCGTCCCGACTCGCTCACGGTCGCCAGCATCGACAAGGACACCGGCCGCACCGTGCTGATCGGCCTGCCGCGCAACCTCGAGGACGTCCCGTTCAAGCCCGGTTCGGTCATGCACAAGGCATTCCCCGACGGATTCACCGGCGAGGGCAACTACCTCAACGCGGTCAACACCTGGGCCAACAACCATGCCGACCTGTTCGGCACCAAGGAGCCGGGGATCAAGGCCACGATGGACGCGGTCGAGCAGATCACCGGCCTCAAGATGAACTACTACGCGCTGGTCAACATGCACGGCTTCTCCAAGCTGATCGACGCGGTGGGTGGCGTGACGATGAACGTGCGCGAGCGCACCGCGATCGGCGGCATCGGCTCGCCCATCCGCGGCTACATCGAGCCGGGCAAGAAGAAGCTCACCGGCGACCAGGCGCTGTGGTACTCACGCAGCCGGGTGCTGAACAACGACTTCTCGCGCATGGGTCGCCAGAAGTGCGTCATGAACGCGATGCTGCAGCAGCTCAGCCCCAAGAAGGTGCTGATGAACGTCGAGAAGATCGCCGACTCCAGCAAGGCGCTGCTGACCACCGACATCGCCCAGCAGGACCTGGGTGTCTTCATGGACCTGGCGCTGAAGGCCAAGTCGCAGAAGGTCTCGACCGTGTCGCTCGTCCCGCCGGTCATCTACACCGGCAACCCCGACTACAAGAAGGTCCGCCGCATGATCAGCGCGGCGATCGACGAGGCCGAGGGCAAGAAGCCGGCCAAGCCGGCGCAGCTCGTCACCGCGACCCTGACGATGCCGCAGACCGAGCAGCAGAAGGCGCAGGCCAAGGTCGCTGCGAAGAAGAAGGACCCCGTCAAGGCCAACCAGACCTCGGACCTGGGCAGCACCTGCTGA
- a CDS encoding VanW family protein, translating into MSEDSKRSVRGADQSAEDVPLAEAALVIESDELDLSEEEEAAPVDVPVEDEPVPDEPVEDELVKDEPVPEEEAVADEPVAEEPVAEEEVREEEHLVIPAHAVSDDWEPEPPARGAAPTEGDGIGDGTGGDDAPASSRHWGRYLLLAVLVLVGAAYVAGYFLTGSRMPAQATIGGVDVSGMSPAAAREAVDAALTPNEDREIELVHGKKTFTVKPSAAGLALDVDRSVDEAGGARSWDPRDMVALFIGKHDHPPALTVDEDALSSAVAAIGESVDVPVVEPQVTFPDAKPKARQPKAGLVMSREDTAAAIRAAYLVSDEPIEVPTVPVEPTVDADDLATAMTTIAEPAVSGPVTLKVGDKSVALPVTAYAPALSIRVRDGALAPHLDPDKLAGPLTDSTTGIGTKAVDATVKIQGGKPVVVPGKQGVGLQPEEMATKLIPALTQTGDARSVAVEAKVVEPQFTTEDAKALKITEKIGEFKTQFPYAEYRNTNQGRAAELIDGTIIKPGETFSFNDVVGERTEANGFVTGTVINGGVFREELGGGVSQVATTMYNAGFFAGMEDVEHHPHAFYIDRYPVGREATVYFGSLDLRWKNPTDYGVLIRSYVKKSTPSSPGSMHVELWSTKVWDKIEASASPRRNGRTPGTQYDDTNRCVSQAPVQGFDIDIIRKFIKDGKVVKTEKDTANYQAADRVICGKKPEPKKPKKSDD; encoded by the coding sequence ATGAGCGAGGACTCGAAGCGCTCCGTACGTGGCGCGGACCAGTCGGCCGAGGACGTCCCCCTGGCCGAGGCCGCGCTGGTCATCGAGAGCGACGAGCTGGATCTGTCCGAGGAAGAAGAAGCCGCACCGGTCGACGTCCCGGTCGAGGACGAGCCGGTGCCCGATGAGCCCGTGGAGGACGAGCTGGTGAAGGACGAGCCCGTGCCCGAGGAGGAGGCGGTGGCCGACGAGCCGGTGGCCGAGGAGCCGGTGGCCGAGGAGGAGGTCCGCGAGGAGGAGCACCTCGTCATCCCGGCGCATGCGGTCAGTGATGACTGGGAGCCCGAGCCGCCGGCACGCGGTGCTGCCCCCACCGAGGGTGACGGCATCGGCGACGGCACCGGTGGCGACGACGCGCCGGCGTCCTCGCGGCACTGGGGCAGGTACCTCCTGCTGGCAGTCCTGGTCCTCGTCGGCGCGGCCTATGTCGCCGGGTACTTCTTGACCGGCAGCCGCATGCCGGCGCAGGCCACGATCGGCGGAGTCGACGTGTCGGGCATGAGCCCGGCCGCGGCGCGCGAGGCCGTCGACGCGGCGTTGACTCCGAACGAGGACCGCGAGATCGAGCTGGTGCACGGCAAGAAGACGTTCACGGTCAAGCCGTCCGCCGCGGGCCTCGCGCTGGATGTCGACCGGTCCGTCGACGAGGCGGGCGGCGCCCGCAGCTGGGACCCGCGCGACATGGTGGCGCTGTTCATCGGCAAGCACGATCACCCCCCCGCGCTCACCGTCGACGAGGACGCCCTGTCGAGCGCTGTCGCCGCGATCGGGGAGTCGGTCGACGTCCCGGTGGTCGAGCCCCAGGTGACCTTTCCCGACGCGAAACCGAAGGCACGGCAGCCCAAGGCCGGACTGGTGATGTCCCGCGAGGACACCGCGGCCGCGATCCGCGCGGCCTACCTGGTCAGCGACGAGCCCATCGAGGTGCCCACGGTGCCCGTCGAGCCGACGGTCGACGCCGACGACCTGGCCACCGCGATGACGACGATCGCCGAGCCGGCCGTCAGCGGTCCGGTGACGCTGAAGGTGGGTGACAAGTCGGTCGCGCTGCCGGTGACCGCGTACGCGCCGGCCCTGTCGATCCGTGTCCGGGACGGCGCGCTCGCGCCCCACCTGGACCCCGACAAGCTCGCCGGCCCGCTCACCGACTCCACGACCGGCATCGGCACCAAGGCCGTCGACGCCACGGTCAAGATCCAGGGCGGCAAGCCGGTCGTCGTGCCCGGCAAGCAGGGCGTGGGCCTGCAGCCCGAGGAGATGGCCACAAAGCTGATCCCGGCCCTCACGCAGACCGGCGACGCCCGTTCGGTCGCGGTCGAGGCGAAGGTCGTCGAGCCGCAGTTCACGACCGAGGACGCGAAGGCGCTGAAGATCACCGAGAAGATCGGTGAGTTCAAGACGCAGTTCCCGTACGCGGAGTACCGCAACACCAACCAGGGGCGTGCCGCCGAGCTGATCGACGGCACGATCATCAAGCCCGGTGAGACGTTCAGCTTCAATGACGTCGTGGGGGAGCGGACCGAGGCCAACGGCTTCGTGACCGGCACGGTCATCAACGGCGGCGTGTTCCGTGAGGAGCTCGGTGGCGGCGTGTCGCAGGTGGCCACGACGATGTACAACGCGGGCTTCTTCGCCGGCATGGAGGACGTCGAGCACCACCCGCACGCGTTCTACATCGACCGCTACCCGGTCGGACGCGAGGCGACGGTGTACTTCGGCAGCCTCGACCTGCGCTGGAAGAATCCCACCGACTACGGCGTGCTGATCCGCTCCTACGTCAAGAAGAGCACCCCGTCGTCGCCGGGCAGCATGCACGTCGAGCTGTGGAGCACGAAGGTGTGGGACAAGATCGAGGCGAGCGCGTCACCGCGCCGCAACGGCCGCACCCCCGGCACGCAGTACGACGACACCAACCGGTGCGTGTCGCAGGCGCCGGTCCAGGGCTTCGACATCGACATCATCCGCAAGTTCATCAAGGACGGCAAGGTCGTCAAGACCGAGAAGGACACGGCCAACTACCAGGCCGCCGACCGCGTCATCTGCGGCAAGAAGCCCGAGCCCAAGAAGCCCAAGAAGTCGGACGACTGA
- a CDS encoding LCP family protein has protein sequence MTHRASLLGRGYQDRHLDSPRVRFRRVLALCIMTIVVPGSAQLAMGKRVMGWTAIGAWLLAIAGAAYTYATFRSDRAQVLGWFTDPDVLMATRVGMVVVALLWLVLFVDAWRLGSPVRLTFARAAVVTVVNLAIIGSVAGSTAFASQLIQVQRSVVQEVFPETKTSTPLQGRYNILLVGSDAREDRTGIRPDSLTVLSVDANTGKSVMVSLPRNLQNVPFPKSSPMHALYPYGFNCGAECLLNAVHTTAQNRTDLYPSSKDPGLDATIDAIRGATGLKINYYVMVNLNGFKGLVDAVGGVEMDVKSRIAMFGQADAYKNIYIEPGRQKLNGQKALWYARSRVQSDDYARMGRQKCLMAAMVDQLSPATVLKNATQIASSGKELLSTSIPQQELGQFADLALKARGKQIRTVSIVPPEFNTVTPDYEAIHAAIRQAIRTSEGKVAKPAPGTPTGTTTAPAPTAPTTVSPTEGRAANNAEDLKSAC, from the coding sequence ATGACGCATCGCGCGAGCCTTCTGGGCCGTGGCTACCAGGACCGCCATCTGGACTCGCCCCGTGTCCGTTTCCGTCGCGTCCTGGCGCTGTGCATCATGACGATCGTCGTGCCCGGATCGGCCCAGCTGGCCATGGGCAAGCGGGTCATGGGCTGGACCGCGATCGGTGCCTGGCTGCTGGCCATCGCCGGCGCCGCGTACACCTATGCGACCTTCCGCTCGGACCGCGCCCAGGTGCTCGGCTGGTTCACCGATCCGGACGTCCTGATGGCGACGCGGGTCGGGATGGTCGTGGTCGCGCTGCTGTGGCTGGTGCTGTTCGTCGACGCGTGGCGCCTCGGCTCGCCCGTTCGCCTGACGTTCGCCCGCGCGGCGGTCGTGACCGTGGTCAACCTGGCCATCATCGGCAGCGTCGCGGGATCGACGGCCTTCGCCTCCCAGCTCATCCAGGTCCAGCGCAGCGTCGTGCAGGAGGTCTTCCCGGAGACCAAGACCTCGACCCCGCTGCAGGGGCGCTACAACATCCTGCTGGTCGGCTCGGACGCCCGTGAGGACCGCACCGGCATCCGTCCGGACTCACTGACGGTGCTGAGCGTCGATGCCAACACCGGCAAGTCGGTCATGGTGTCCTTGCCCCGCAACCTGCAGAACGTCCCGTTCCCGAAGAGCTCCCCGATGCACGCCCTGTACCCGTACGGGTTCAACTGCGGGGCCGAGTGCCTGCTCAACGCCGTGCACACCACGGCGCAGAACCGCACCGATCTGTACCCCAGCAGCAAGGACCCGGGCCTGGACGCCACGATCGACGCCATCCGCGGCGCCACGGGCCTGAAGATCAACTACTACGTGATGGTCAACCTCAACGGCTTCAAGGGCCTGGTGGACGCCGTCGGCGGTGTCGAGATGGACGTCAAGAGCCGCATCGCGATGTTCGGCCAGGCTGACGCGTACAAGAACATCTACATCGAGCCGGGGCGCCAGAAGCTCAACGGGCAGAAGGCGCTCTGGTACGCCCGCAGCCGCGTCCAGTCCGACGACTACGCCCGCATGGGACGTCAGAAGTGCCTGATGGCGGCGATGGTCGATCAGCTCAGTCCCGCCACGGTGCTCAAGAACGCGACCCAGATCGCCTCCTCGGGCAAGGAGCTGCTCAGCACCAGCATCCCCCAGCAGGAGCTGGGACAGTTCGCCGATCTGGCCCTCAAGGCCCGCGGCAAGCAGATCCGCACCGTCTCGATCGTCCCGCCGGAGTTCAACACCGTGACGCCGGACTACGAGGCGATCCACGCAGCGATCCGCCAGGCGATCCGTACGTCGGAGGGCAAGGTCGCGAAGCCGGCGCCGGGCACCCCCACCGGCACGACGACCGCACCGGCGCCCACGGCGCCCACGACCGTCTCGCCGACCGAGGGACGCGCGGCCAACAACGCCGAGGACCTCAAGTCCGCCTGCTGA
- the dapC gene encoding succinyldiaminopimelate transaminase, translating to MARVSERFPEFPWDTIAGAKARAAEHPGGIVDLSIGTPVDPTPEVAREALVGAADSPGYPTVFGPESLRQAAVDWLERRFEITGLSPSQVLPTVGSKELIANLPMQLGLGAGDLVVIPELAYPTYEVGARYAGCEVLAADSTIAIGPRKPALIYLNSPANPHGRILGKDHLRKVVEFARERGALLVSDECYLEFAWDDEPFSVLHPDICGGSFDGLLAVHSLSKRSNLAGYRDAFVVGDQAVVDELLAVRKHLGFMLPTPVQAAMTAALADDTHVQEQQQVYAARRADLRAALESAGFTVEHSQGALYLWATRGEPCRDTVAWLAERGILVAPGEFYGSAGAQHVRVAFTATDDRIAAAVERLTA from the coding sequence ATGGCTCGTGTGTCCGAGCGCTTCCCGGAGTTCCCGTGGGACACGATCGCCGGCGCGAAGGCACGCGCCGCCGAGCATCCCGGCGGGATCGTCGACCTGTCGATCGGCACCCCGGTCGACCCGACGCCCGAGGTGGCGCGCGAGGCGCTGGTCGGTGCTGCCGACTCACCGGGCTACCCGACCGTGTTCGGACCGGAGTCGTTGCGGCAGGCCGCCGTCGACTGGCTCGAGCGGCGCTTCGAGATCACCGGCCTGAGCCCGTCGCAGGTGCTGCCGACGGTCGGCTCCAAGGAGCTCATCGCCAATCTGCCGATGCAGCTGGGTCTGGGCGCGGGCGATCTGGTCGTGATCCCCGAGCTGGCCTACCCGACCTACGAGGTCGGTGCGCGGTACGCCGGCTGCGAGGTGCTGGCCGCCGACTCGACGATCGCGATCGGCCCGCGCAAGCCGGCCCTCATCTACCTGAACTCGCCGGCCAACCCGCACGGACGCATCCTGGGCAAGGACCACCTGCGCAAGGTCGTCGAGTTCGCCCGTGAGCGGGGCGCGCTGCTCGTCTCGGACGAGTGCTACCTGGAGTTCGCCTGGGACGACGAGCCGTTCTCGGTCCTGCACCCCGACATCTGCGGCGGCAGCTTCGACGGTCTGCTCGCGGTGCACTCGCTGTCCAAGCGGTCCAACCTGGCCGGCTACCGCGATGCCTTCGTGGTGGGTGACCAGGCGGTCGTCGACGAGCTCCTGGCCGTCCGCAAGCACCTGGGCTTCATGCTCCCGACGCCGGTGCAGGCAGCCATGACGGCCGCGCTGGCCGACGACACCCACGTCCAGGAGCAGCAGCAGGTGTACGCGGCGCGTCGCGCTGACCTGCGAGCGGCACTGGAGTCGGCCGGATTCACGGTCGAGCACTCCCAAGGGGCCCTCTACCTCTGGGCGACCCGGGGGGAGCCGTGCCGCGACACCGTCGCGTGGCTGGCCGAGCGCGGCATCCTGGTCGCGCCGGGGGAGTTCTACGGGTCCGCCGGAGCCCAGCACGTCCGGGTCGCCTTCACCGCCACGGACGATCGCATCGCGGCGGCCGTCGAGCGTCTGACGGCCTGA
- the fdxA gene encoding ferredoxin, with product MTYVIAQPCVDIKDRACVDECPVDCIYEGKRMLYIQPDECVDCGACEPVCPVEAIFYEDDTPPEWKDYYGANVNFFDDLGSPGGAAKLGVIDKDHPMIAALPPQNQE from the coding sequence GTGACGTACGTGATCGCCCAGCCGTGTGTGGACATCAAGGACCGCGCATGTGTGGACGAATGTCCCGTCGACTGCATCTACGAGGGCAAGCGGATGCTCTACATCCAGCCCGACGAGTGCGTGGACTGCGGCGCCTGTGAGCCGGTCTGCCCGGTCGAGGCCATCTTCTACGAGGACGACACGCCGCCGGAGTGGAAGGACTACTACGGCGCGAACGTGAACTTCTTCGACGATCTCGGGTCCCCCGGAGGCGCCGCCAAGCTCGGCGTCATCGACAAGGACCACCCGATGATCGCGGCGCTCCCTCCGCAGAACCAGGAGTAG
- the dapD gene encoding 2,3,4,5-tetrahydropyridine-2,6-dicarboxylate N-succinyltransferase, protein MTSVEHATPEQAGAHAYGLATLTADGTVLDVWYPRPELGAAPDTGTEPTDLTALEGDDPVRDVTKVVVHTIIEDLQAAPVDAYDVWLRLHLLSHRLVKPHGLSLDGQFGLLANVVWTSIGPCAVADFELTRARARAAGQHLQVTSVDKFPRMTDYVVPSGVRIGDADRVRLGAHLAEGTTVMHEGFVNFNAGTLGTAMVEGRISAGVVVGNGSDVGGGASIMGTLSGGGKEVIRVGENCLIGANAGIGISLGNDCVVAAGTYVTAGSKVTTPDGTVVKASELSGQDGILFLVDSQTGVLQARPRGARTGIELNAALHAN, encoded by the coding sequence ATGACTTCTGTGGAACACGCGACCCCCGAGCAGGCGGGCGCGCACGCGTACGGACTGGCGACCCTGACGGCCGACGGCACGGTGCTGGATGTCTGGTACCCGCGTCCCGAGCTGGGTGCCGCACCCGACACCGGTACCGAGCCGACCGACCTGACCGCCCTGGAGGGCGACGACCCGGTTCGCGACGTCACCAAGGTCGTGGTGCACACCATCATCGAGGACCTGCAGGCCGCGCCCGTCGATGCCTACGACGTGTGGCTGCGCCTGCACCTGCTCTCGCACCGCCTGGTCAAGCCGCACGGCCTCAGCCTGGACGGACAGTTCGGACTGCTCGCGAACGTCGTGTGGACGTCGATCGGGCCCTGCGCGGTCGCCGACTTCGAGCTGACCCGGGCGCGGGCGCGTGCCGCCGGCCAGCACCTGCAGGTCACCAGTGTCGACAAGTTCCCCCGCATGACCGACTACGTGGTTCCCAGCGGCGTCCGCATCGGCGACGCCGACCGGGTCCGTCTCGGTGCGCACCTGGCGGAGGGCACGACCGTCATGCACGAGGGATTCGTCAACTTCAACGCCGGCACGCTCGGCACCGCGATGGTCGAGGGACGCATCTCGGCCGGTGTGGTCGTCGGCAACGGTTCGGACGTGGGCGGCGGCGCCTCCATCATGGGCACGCTGTCCGGTGGCGGCAAGGAGGTCATCCGGGTCGGTGAGAACTGCCTGATCGGCGCCAACGCTGGCATCGGCATCTCGCTGGGCAATGACTGCGTCGTCGCGGCCGGCACCTACGTCACCGCGGGCTCGAAGGTCACGACGCCCGACGGCACCGTCGTCAAGGCATCGGAGCTGTCCGGCCAGGACGGCATCCTGTTCCTCGTCGACAGCCAGACCGGTGTGCTGCAGGCCCGGCCCCGCGGCGCTCGCACGGGCATCGAGCTCAACGCGGCCTTGCACGCGAACTAG
- a CDS encoding DUF2243 domain-containing protein, which translates to MSHPMSDTHRGELPSRTGGLLMGIGFGGFVDGIVLHQILQWHHMLSHEESMKTVAGLEVNTLADGFFHAATWIFVLAGSIAMLISWRQGRLSPNLPFHLGLLLTGWGLFNVVEGVVDHHILQLHHVRDDLGAPLSWDLGFLAFGVALVVGGWLLHRRGVAALERRQAALSRRAA; encoded by the coding sequence ATGAGCCACCCGATGAGCGACACCCACCGGGGCGAGCTGCCGTCCAGGACCGGCGGGCTGCTGATGGGCATCGGCTTCGGCGGCTTCGTCGACGGCATCGTGCTGCACCAGATCCTGCAATGGCACCACATGCTGAGCCACGAGGAGTCGATGAAGACCGTGGCCGGGCTCGAGGTCAACACCCTGGCGGACGGCTTCTTCCACGCCGCCACCTGGATCTTCGTGCTGGCGGGCTCCATCGCGATGCTGATCAGCTGGCGGCAGGGCCGGCTCTCACCCAATCTGCCGTTCCACCTGGGGCTGCTGCTGACCGGGTGGGGGCTGTTCAACGTCGTCGAGGGCGTCGTCGACCACCACATCCTGCAGCTGCACCACGTCCGGGACGACCTGGGAGCGCCGCTGTCGTGGGACCTCGGGTTCCTGGCGTTCGGCGTCGCGCTGGTGGTCGGCGGCTGGCTGCTGCACCGCCGGGGCGTGGCCGCCCTGGAGCGCCGGCAGGCAGCGCTGTCCCGGCGCGCCGCCTAG
- a CDS encoding LCP family protein gives MSDERPQGSYGWLYGDDDKSRPAPGTTTSKLPPPQLPPPNLPPPGRQSGGEEPPGAPRKRRSGRRILGILLLAWIVFLVAVPVWAWGKIAKVDAEPGGERPAAQSGTTYLLVGSDSRRGLTKAEQKELSTGGDGGGRGRTDTIMMLHTGSGPSVLMSIPRDSIVQIPGYGRTKINAAYAYGGPKLLVKTIEDNTGIRVDDYVEVGFGGLVKVVDSMGGVEICPKQDLKDKDSGLDVKKGCQTADGRTALAYSRNRHSYSTQDIQRVQSQREVLGSIASEAKSPWTILNPVRYAKVASGASGSLTIGENVGPISLGRFAWSLSAAMSGKGLNCTVPLKDFAVTWDPVRAPKMFDLIAKDRSSDIGSLCTKDGLPKS, from the coding sequence ATGTCAGACGAACGCCCGCAGGGCAGCTACGGGTGGCTCTACGGCGACGACGACAAGAGCCGTCCGGCACCCGGCACGACCACCTCGAAGCTTCCCCCGCCGCAGCTGCCACCCCCCAACCTGCCGCCGCCGGGACGCCAGTCCGGCGGTGAGGAGCCGCCCGGCGCCCCCAGGAAGCGCAGGAGCGGTCGACGGATCCTCGGGATCCTGCTGCTGGCCTGGATCGTGTTCCTGGTGGCCGTACCCGTCTGGGCCTGGGGCAAGATCGCCAAGGTCGATGCCGAGCCGGGCGGGGAGCGTCCCGCCGCGCAGTCCGGGACGACCTACCTGCTGGTGGGGTCGGACAGCCGCCGCGGCCTGACCAAGGCCGAGCAGAAGGAGCTGTCCACCGGTGGCGACGGCGGTGGCCGTGGTCGCACCGACACGATCATGATGCTGCACACCGGCAGCGGGCCGAGCGTCCTGATGTCGATCCCGCGGGACTCGATCGTGCAGATCCCCGGCTACGGGCGCACCAAGATCAACGCCGCCTACGCCTACGGCGGCCCCAAGCTGCTGGTCAAGACGATCGAGGACAACACCGGCATCCGGGTCGACGACTACGTCGAGGTCGGTTTCGGCGGTCTCGTCAAGGTCGTCGACTCGATGGGTGGCGTCGAGATCTGCCCCAAGCAGGATCTCAAGGACAAGGACTCCGGCCTCGACGTCAAGAAGGGCTGCCAGACCGCCGACGGCCGCACCGCGCTGGCGTACTCGCGCAACCGGCACTCGTACTCGACGCAGGACATCCAGCGGGTCCAGAGCCAGCGCGAGGTGCTCGGCTCGATCGCGAGCGAGGCCAAGTCGCCGTGGACCATCCTCAACCCCGTCCGCTACGCCAAGGTCGCCTCCGGCGCGTCCGGGTCGCTGACGATCGGTGAGAACGTCGGGCCGATCTCGCTGGGCCGGTTCGCGTGGTCGCTGTCGGCGGCGATGAGCGGCAAGGGCCTGAACTGCACGGTCCCGCTGAAGGACTTCGCGGTGACGTGGGACCCGGTGCGGGCGCCCAAGATGTTCGATCTCATCGCCAAGGACCGCAGCTCCGACATCGGCTCGTTGTGCACCAAGGACGGACTGCCGAAGTCCTAG